The following proteins are encoded in a genomic region of Comamonas resistens:
- the rplP gene encoding 50S ribosomal protein L16: MLQPARRKFRKEQKGRNTGIATRGNSVAFGDFGLKSTDRGRLTARQIEAARRAISRHVKRGGRIWIRVFPDKPISTKPAEVRMGNGKGNPEYYVAEIQPGKVIYEIVGVPEELAREAFRLAAAKLPLRTTFVSRHIGA, encoded by the coding sequence ATGCTGCAACCTGCACGCCGCAAGTTCCGTAAGGAGCAAAAAGGCCGCAACACCGGCATCGCTACCCGTGGCAACTCCGTTGCTTTCGGCGATTTCGGTTTGAAGTCTACTGACCGTGGTCGTCTGACCGCACGCCAGATCGAAGCTGCACGTCGTGCAATTTCCCGTCACGTCAAGCGTGGTGGTCGTATCTGGATCCGCGTGTTCCCGGACAAGCCCATCTCTACCAAGCCCGCCGAAGTGCGTATGGGTAACGGTAAGGGCAACCCCGAGTACTACGTGGCCGAAATCCAGCCCGGCAAGGTGATCTACGAAATCGTGGGTGTGCCTGAAGAGCTGGCCCGTGAAGCGTTCCGCCTGGCTGCTGCGAAGCTGCCTCTGCGCACGACCTTCGTGTCCCGTCACATTGGTGCTTAA
- the rpmC gene encoding 50S ribosomal protein L29: MTKSAELRQKDVAGLEAEVKSLQKAHFGLRMQKATQQLGNTATLKATRRDIARAKTILAEKQAAK; the protein is encoded by the coding sequence ATGACGAAATCTGCTGAACTCCGCCAAAAAGACGTGGCTGGTCTGGAAGCTGAAGTGAAGTCCCTGCAAAAGGCTCACTTCGGTCTGCGCATGCAAAAGGCCACGCAACAACTGGGCAACACTGCGACCCTCAAGGCCACGCGCCGCGACATCGCTCGTGCCAAGACCATCCTTGCTGAAAAGCAAGCCGCCAAGTAA
- the rpsQ gene encoding 30S ribosomal protein S17: MTEAKTSLKRTLIGKVVSDKRAKTVTVLVERRVKHPIYDKIMIKSSKYHAHDEQGEYKLGDVVEITESRPLSKTKNWVATRLVQKAALV; this comes from the coding sequence ATGACGGAAGCTAAAACATCCCTCAAGCGCACCTTGATTGGCAAGGTGGTCAGCGACAAGCGTGCCAAGACCGTGACCGTTCTGGTGGAACGCCGCGTCAAGCACCCCATCTACGACAAGATCATGATCAAGTCGAGCAAGTACCACGCTCACGACGAGCAAGGTGAGTACAAGCTGGGTGACGTGGTTGAAATCACCGAGAGCCGTCCTCTCTCCAAGACCAAGAACTGGGTTGCTACCCGCTTGGTGCAAAAGGCTGCTCTGGTGTAA
- a CDS encoding peroxiredoxin translates to MIKVGDTLPTVTLTEYVEVEGNGCSIGPNPVKLPEALAGKTIALFAVPGAFTPTCSEKHLPGYVAQADALKAAGVDEIWCLAVNDAFVMGAWGRDQKVGGKVRMIADGDAAFAKATGLTLDLNGKGLGLRANRFSMLVKDGKVATLNVEGPGKFEVSGADTLLAQAKA, encoded by the coding sequence ATGATCAAAGTTGGAGACACACTGCCCACCGTCACACTGACCGAGTATGTGGAAGTGGAAGGTAACGGCTGCAGCATCGGCCCCAACCCCGTCAAGCTGCCTGAAGCCCTGGCCGGCAAGACCATTGCCCTGTTTGCCGTGCCCGGCGCTTTCACACCCACCTGCTCCGAAAAGCACCTGCCTGGCTACGTGGCTCAGGCCGATGCGCTCAAGGCTGCGGGCGTGGATGAAATCTGGTGCCTGGCGGTGAATGACGCCTTTGTGATGGGCGCCTGGGGCCGTGACCAGAAGGTTGGCGGCAAGGTGCGCATGATTGCCGACGGCGATGCCGCATTTGCCAAGGCGACCGGCCTGACGCTGGACCTTAACGGCAAGGGCCTGGGTCTGCGCGCCAACCGCTTCTCCATGCTGGTCAAGGACGGCAAGGTTGCCACGCTGAACGTGGAAGGCCCGGGCAAGTTCGAAGTCAGCGGCGCCGACACCCTGCTGGCCCAGGCCAAGGCCTGA
- a CDS encoding GNAT family N-acetyltransferase — translation MDKPAVDLLAPAPEEMDAVRQIFQEYADSLNIDLKFQGFESEIADLPGDYAAPRGQILLARVDGALAGCCALRPLDDCDYPNAAEMKRLYVRKAFRGFGLGRQLAEAMLDAARQAGYDHVLLDTLDDMEAARALYVDLGFESIDPYYHNPLPGAHYLKADLF, via the coding sequence GTGGACAAGCCTGCCGTGGACTTGCTGGCTCCAGCCCCCGAAGAAATGGATGCAGTGCGCCAGATCTTTCAGGAGTATGCAGACAGCCTGAACATTGACCTGAAATTTCAAGGATTCGAATCCGAAATCGCTGACCTCCCCGGCGACTATGCCGCACCTCGCGGTCAGATTCTGCTGGCTCGCGTGGACGGCGCACTGGCAGGCTGCTGTGCTCTGCGCCCGCTTGACGACTGCGACTACCCCAACGCTGCCGAAATGAAGCGCCTGTATGTGCGCAAGGCCTTTCGCGGCTTTGGCCTGGGTCGTCAACTGGCCGAAGCCATGCTCGACGCCGCACGTCAGGCCGGCTATGACCATGTGCTGCTCGACACCCTGGACGATATGGAGGCCGCCCGCGCGTTGTATGTGGACCTGGGTTTCGAGTCCATCGACCCCTACTATCACAACCCGCTTCCTGGTGCGCATTACCTCAAGGCGGATCTGTTCTGA
- a CDS encoding cytochrome b/b6 domain-containing protein, producing MTPTRPATHTIRIWDLPTRLFHWLLALCIVALVVTAKLGGNAMNWHLILGQVVLALLIFRLLWALVGGYWSRLMQLLPSPSALSRYLRGAAHVSDRAGHNPLGALSALTMLVALIAQVASGLLADDEIAFSGPLTRFVSGETISTATHYHAHWGQYLIYALVGLHLVAIAWYSLRGHRLVPAMISGDKQLESPVTSARDSLGTRLLAAVLALVSSGLAWWVHQLGQVASF from the coding sequence ATGACGCCCACTCGCCCCGCCACTCACACCATTCGCATCTGGGATCTGCCCACGCGCCTGTTTCACTGGCTGCTGGCTCTATGCATCGTGGCGCTGGTGGTGACCGCCAAACTCGGCGGCAATGCGATGAACTGGCATCTGATCCTGGGGCAGGTCGTGCTGGCCCTGCTGATCTTTCGGCTGCTCTGGGCACTGGTGGGCGGCTACTGGTCGCGGCTGATGCAACTGCTGCCCTCGCCCTCCGCACTCTCGCGTTATCTGCGCGGTGCAGCCCATGTCAGCGACCGCGCCGGCCATAACCCGCTGGGCGCGCTTTCCGCGCTGACCATGCTCGTGGCTCTGATAGCGCAGGTCGCAAGCGGGTTGCTGGCAGATGATGAAATTGCCTTCAGCGGGCCGCTGACGCGCTTCGTCTCGGGCGAGACCATCTCCACGGCCACGCATTACCACGCGCATTGGGGGCAGTATCTGATTTATGCGCTGGTCGGCCTGCACCTCGTTGCCATCGCCTGGTACAGCCTGCGCGGCCACCGCCTGGTGCCTGCCATGATCAGCGGCGACAAGCAGCTGGAGTCCCCGGTCACCTCCGCACGCGACAGCCTTGGCACCCGACTGCTGGCCGCCGTGCTGGCCCTGGTCTCCAGCGGCCTTGCCTGGTGGGTGCATCAGCTGGGCCAGGTGGCATCCTTTTAA
- a CDS encoding c-type cytochrome — protein sequence MKVFSTLALAAVIATVALPASAQFAKPEDAIKYRQSALSVLGTHFGRLGAMANGKMAYDAKSAQESAEIVAFMSKLPWAGFGAGTEGGKSKPEVWKEQAKFHDLSDKMQAEAVKLNAAAKVGNVDSLKAAFGPAANSCKSCHDSFRNK from the coding sequence ATGAAAGTTTTCTCCACCCTGGCTTTGGCTGCAGTGATTGCCACCGTGGCCCTGCCAGCGTCGGCCCAGTTTGCGAAGCCTGAAGATGCCATCAAGTACCGTCAGAGCGCTTTGAGCGTGCTGGGCACGCATTTCGGCCGCCTGGGCGCCATGGCCAATGGCAAGATGGCTTATGACGCCAAGAGCGCGCAGGAGAGCGCCGAGATCGTGGCCTTCATGTCCAAGCTGCCATGGGCTGGCTTTGGTGCCGGCACCGAAGGTGGCAAGTCCAAGCCCGAAGTGTGGAAGGAACAGGCCAAGTTCCATGATCTGTCGGACAAGATGCAGGCCGAAGCGGTCAAGCTCAATGCCGCCGCCAAGGTGGGCAATGTGGACAGTCTCAAGGCCGCTTTTGGCCCCGCTGCCAATAGCTGCAAGAGCTGCCACGACAGCTTCCGGAACAAGTAA
- a CDS encoding TlpA disulfide reductase family protein — MASKHWIAGVVAAAVIGVGAWVYSGAGQSAAPQSTFVLLDGSQKTTADLKGKVTLVNFWATSCTTCVAEMPEIISTHNKYKDKGFDTLAVAMSYDPPSYVVNFVESRKLPFNVALDNTGGVAKAWGDVQLTPSTFIVNKRGEIVKSYVGAPNFEELHKLIEKLLAEPAAA, encoded by the coding sequence ATGGCAAGCAAACATTGGATCGCAGGCGTAGTGGCTGCCGCCGTCATTGGCGTCGGAGCCTGGGTGTATTCGGGCGCCGGTCAGTCGGCTGCACCTCAGTCCACATTCGTGCTGCTGGACGGCAGCCAGAAGACGACGGCCGACCTCAAGGGCAAGGTCACGCTGGTCAACTTCTGGGCCACCAGCTGCACCACCTGCGTGGCGGAGATGCCCGAGATCATCAGCACGCACAACAAATACAAGGACAAGGGCTTCGACACCCTGGCCGTGGCCATGAGCTACGACCCACCCAGCTATGTGGTGAACTTTGTCGAGTCGCGCAAGCTGCCTTTCAACGTAGCGCTGGACAACACTGGCGGCGTGGCCAAAGCCTGGGGCGATGTGCAGCTCACGCCCTCGACCTTCATCGTCAACAAGCGCGGTGAAATCGTGAAGAGCTATGTGGGAGCACCCAACTTCGAAGAGCTGCACAAGCTGATCGAGAAGCTTCTGGCAGAGCCGGCTGCAGCTTGA
- a CDS encoding PTS sugar transporter subunit IIA, producing MTTRILLLTHAPLASALRECALHVFADSADDVLALDVPASEAPEATLERAQALLAAHGGMEVSTLVLTDLFGATPCNVAQRLTAQLPARLVAGVNLPMLLRSIGYRHEPLDELVSRAMVGGSQGVMQVASSSRQNQSARPSHDQDQHHHQQ from the coding sequence ATGACCACGCGCATTCTTTTGCTCACCCACGCACCGCTGGCTTCCGCTCTGCGCGAGTGTGCCCTGCACGTCTTTGCCGACAGCGCAGACGATGTGCTGGCGCTGGATGTCCCCGCCAGCGAGGCGCCCGAGGCCACGCTGGAGCGTGCCCAGGCCTTGCTGGCCGCTCACGGCGGCATGGAGGTCTCCACATTGGTGCTGACCGATTTGTTCGGTGCCACGCCCTGCAATGTGGCTCAGCGCCTGACGGCCCAGTTGCCTGCGCGGCTGGTGGCCGGGGTGAATCTGCCCATGCTGTTGCGCTCCATCGGCTATCGACATGAGCCGCTGGACGAGCTGGTGTCCCGGGCCATGGTGGGCGGCAGCCAGGGAGTGATGCAGGTGGCCAGCAGTTCCCGACAAAATCAAAGCGCACGACCCTCTCATGATCAAGACCAACATCACCATCAGCAATAA
- a CDS encoding HPr family phosphocarrier protein, whose amino-acid sequence MIKTNITISNKLGLHARASAKLTKLAGSFPCEVWLTKGERRVNAKSIMGVMMLAAGIGSELELETDGEQEQQATDALVALIDDKFGEGQ is encoded by the coding sequence ATGATCAAGACCAACATCACCATCAGCAATAAATTGGGCCTGCACGCCCGTGCGTCGGCCAAGCTCACCAAGCTGGCCGGCAGCTTTCCCTGCGAAGTCTGGCTGACCAAGGGCGAGCGCCGCGTCAATGCCAAAAGCATCATGGGAGTGATGATGCTGGCCGCGGGCATTGGCTCGGAGCTGGAGCTGGAAACCGATGGCGAGCAGGAGCAGCAGGCCACCGATGCCTTGGTGGCGCTGATCGACGACAAATTTGGTGAAGGTCAGTAA
- the ptsP gene encoding phosphoenolpyruvate--protein phosphotransferase has protein sequence MTFAIHGLAVSRGIAIGRAVVVASSRMEVVHYFIRPDQVEAEIARARGARNAVIEELRRLQEEMPKDAPGELDALLDVHLMLLQDQALAEAIRNWISERLYNAEWALTTQLEIISRQFDEMDDEYLRERKADLEQVVERILRHMKGAASPVSPAVEPAPTRAADPLGQLELDGTADTPLVLVAQDLSPADMLQFKSKVFAGFITAVGGKTSHTAIVARSMDIPAVVGARAASQLIRQDDWVIIDGNEGVVIVDPTPIILAEYGFRQRQNELERERLSRLRYTPSLTMDGQKVELLANIEQPSDGVAAVRAGAVGVGLFRTEFLFMGRSGNLPGEEEQYRAYREIIDSMQGMPVTIRTLDVGADKPLDKAQPKDYYLNPALGLRAIRWSLADPVMFRTQLRAILRAAAYGQVKLLFPMLAHRSEIELTLAQLRQAQAELDARGISYGPVKLGAMIEIPAAALTVRSFLKYFDFLSIGTNDLIQYTLAIDRADEAVAHLYDPMHPAVLRLVAEVIAACNAAGKEICVCGEMAGDLSMTRLLLGLGLRSFSMHPAQILAVKQEVLRADAQKLESWAEQVMDSESPAELLNVAA, from the coding sequence ATGACATTTGCCATCCATGGTCTGGCCGTATCCAGGGGCATTGCGATTGGGCGCGCGGTGGTGGTCGCTTCCAGTCGCATGGAGGTGGTGCACTACTTCATCCGCCCCGATCAGGTGGAGGCGGAGATTGCGCGAGCCAGGGGCGCGCGCAATGCCGTGATCGAAGAGCTGCGCCGCCTGCAGGAGGAAATGCCCAAGGATGCACCTGGCGAGCTGGATGCGTTGCTGGACGTGCATCTGATGCTGCTGCAGGACCAGGCGCTGGCCGAGGCCATCCGCAACTGGATTTCCGAGCGCCTGTACAACGCCGAATGGGCGTTAACCACCCAGCTGGAAATCATCTCGCGCCAGTTTGACGAGATGGACGATGAGTACCTGCGCGAGCGCAAGGCCGATCTGGAGCAAGTGGTAGAGCGCATCTTGCGGCATATGAAAGGTGCGGCCAGCCCCGTCTCTCCAGCCGTGGAGCCCGCGCCAACGCGCGCGGCAGACCCGCTGGGGCAGCTGGAGCTTGATGGCACTGCGGACACTCCGCTGGTGCTGGTGGCGCAGGATCTGTCACCGGCCGACATGCTGCAGTTCAAGAGCAAGGTGTTTGCCGGCTTCATCACGGCCGTGGGCGGTAAGACCAGCCACACGGCGATTGTGGCGCGCAGCATGGACATCCCCGCCGTGGTGGGGGCGCGTGCCGCCAGCCAGCTGATACGCCAGGATGACTGGGTCATCATCGACGGCAACGAGGGCGTGGTCATCGTCGACCCTACGCCCATCATCCTGGCCGAATATGGCTTCCGTCAGCGCCAGAACGAGCTGGAGCGAGAGCGTTTGTCGCGCCTGCGCTATACGCCATCGCTGACGATGGATGGACAAAAGGTCGAGCTGCTGGCCAATATCGAGCAGCCCAGCGATGGCGTGGCCGCCGTGCGTGCTGGCGCTGTGGGCGTGGGGCTGTTCCGTACCGAGTTTCTTTTCATGGGCCGCAGCGGCAATCTGCCCGGCGAGGAAGAGCAGTACCGGGCCTATCGCGAAATCATCGACAGCATGCAGGGCATGCCTGTCACCATCCGCACGCTGGATGTGGGCGCCGACAAGCCGCTGGACAAGGCCCAGCCCAAGGACTATTACCTGAACCCCGCGCTGGGGCTGCGCGCCATCCGCTGGAGCCTGGCTGACCCGGTCATGTTCCGCACCCAGTTGCGCGCCATCTTGCGGGCGGCGGCCTATGGTCAGGTCAAGCTGCTGTTTCCCATGTTGGCGCATCGCAGCGAAATCGAGCTGACGCTGGCGCAGTTGCGTCAGGCGCAGGCCGAGCTGGATGCGCGCGGTATTTCCTATGGTCCGGTCAAGCTGGGCGCGATGATCGAGATCCCGGCGGCGGCCCTGACGGTGCGCAGCTTCCTCAAATATTTCGATTTTCTGTCCATAGGCACGAACGACCTGATCCAGTACACGCTGGCCATCGACCGTGCCGATGAGGCGGTGGCCCATCTCTACGACCCCATGCACCCCGCAGTGCTGCGGCTGGTGGCCGAGGTCATCGCGGCCTGCAATGCGGCGGGCAAGGAAATCTGCGTCTGCGGCGAAATGGCCGGTGACCTGAGCATGACGCGGCTGCTGCTGGGCCTGGGCCTGCGCAGCTTTTCCATGCACCCCGCGCAGATTCTGGCCGTCAAGCAGGAGGTGCTGCGCGCCGATGCGCAAAAGCTGGAGTCCTGGGCGGAGCAGGTCATGGACAGCGAAAGTCCTGCCGAGTTGCTCAACGTCGCGGCCTGA
- a CDS encoding YwqG family protein has product MNYCSEQEIAQAIEPVLEDAELARQLAAQSRPAVWLQTQLAQGEDEIPLGATKLGGCPDLPAQTRWPERGPYPDTHQRVESLRADSVAPNSRWRWAKPEQAQKFRAEALQHVERLLNPFPLHFLAQINFADVWAAGPVDEDMPRSGLLSLFYDLEEQPWGYDPADACSLKALWHEAGSQLQRHEQPAALQAISADWQIKPATCELHACRAPLSMESAQWNALQLPLTEEQEDAFAEWWFDEAQNDASNDGEDACCHRIGGWPTPVQGDMQTECALVAAGQYCGNGQAYQDPALQAVRETAGQWLLLLQLGTDEKLGMNWGDNGQLYLWIRRDDLRARRFDKAWLVLQCH; this is encoded by the coding sequence ATGAACTATTGCTCCGAGCAGGAAATAGCCCAGGCCATAGAGCCGGTGCTGGAAGATGCCGAACTGGCGCGCCAGTTGGCGGCTCAGTCCCGCCCTGCGGTCTGGCTACAGACCCAGCTGGCGCAGGGCGAGGATGAAATTCCGCTCGGCGCAACCAAGCTGGGAGGCTGCCCTGATTTGCCTGCACAGACGCGCTGGCCGGAGCGTGGCCCTTATCCCGATACGCATCAGCGCGTGGAGTCTCTCCGCGCAGACAGCGTGGCGCCCAATAGTCGCTGGCGCTGGGCCAAGCCGGAACAGGCGCAAAAATTCCGCGCCGAGGCACTGCAGCATGTCGAGCGGCTGCTGAACCCGTTTCCGCTGCATTTTCTGGCCCAGATCAACTTTGCCGATGTCTGGGCTGCCGGGCCTGTCGATGAGGATATGCCGCGCTCAGGCCTGTTGTCGCTGTTCTATGACCTTGAGGAGCAGCCCTGGGGCTACGACCCGGCGGACGCCTGTTCGCTGAAGGCGCTGTGGCATGAAGCCGGCAGCCAGCTGCAGCGCCATGAGCAACCGGCGGCGCTGCAGGCCATCAGTGCCGACTGGCAGATCAAGCCTGCGACCTGTGAGTTGCACGCCTGTCGTGCGCCTTTGTCCATGGAGTCGGCCCAGTGGAACGCGCTGCAGCTGCCACTGACCGAAGAGCAGGAGGATGCTTTTGCCGAGTGGTGGTTTGACGAGGCGCAGAACGACGCCAGCAACGACGGCGAAGACGCCTGCTGTCATCGCATCGGAGGCTGGCCCACGCCGGTGCAGGGAGATATGCAGACCGAATGCGCGCTGGTGGCTGCCGGACAGTACTGCGGCAATGGCCAGGCCTATCAGGATCCTGCGTTGCAGGCCGTACGGGAGACTGCGGGCCAGTGGCTGTTGCTGCTGCAGCTGGGCACCGATGAAAAACTGGGCATGAACTGGGGCGATAACGGCCAGCTCTATCTGTGGATCCGCCGGGACGATCTGCGTGCCCGCCGTTTTGACAAGGCGTGGCTGGTGCTGCAATGCCATTGA
- the lipA gene encoding lipoyl synthase → MSTNEVVREAQSQADYNPLAKQKAAAKLSRIPVKVEQAEVLKKPEWIRVKAGSPSTRFYEIKDILRKNNLHTVCEEASCPNIGECFGKGTATFMIMGDKCTRRCPFCDVGHGRPDPLDVNEPLNLARTIAALRLKYVVITSVDRDDLRDGGSGHFVECIKNIRELSPETQIEILVPDFRGRDDRALEILKSAPPDVMNHNLETAPRLYKEARPGSDYQFSLNLLKKFKELHPDVPTKSGIMVGLGETDEEILQVMRDMRAHNIDMLTIGQYLAPTNSHLPVRRYVHPDTFKMFEEEAYKMGFTHAAVGAMVRSSYHADQQAHAAGV, encoded by the coding sequence ATGAGCACCAATGAAGTCGTGCGCGAAGCGCAATCCCAAGCCGATTACAACCCGCTGGCCAAGCAGAAGGCTGCCGCCAAGCTCTCGCGCATCCCCGTGAAGGTCGAGCAGGCCGAAGTGCTCAAGAAGCCCGAGTGGATCCGCGTCAAGGCGGGCAGCCCCAGCACTCGCTTTTACGAAATCAAGGACATTCTGCGCAAGAACAATCTGCACACGGTCTGCGAGGAAGCCTCCTGCCCCAATATCGGCGAATGCTTCGGCAAGGGCACGGCCACCTTCATGATCATGGGCGACAAGTGCACGCGCCGCTGCCCGTTCTGCGACGTGGGCCATGGCCGCCCCGATCCGCTGGATGTGAACGAGCCGCTGAACCTGGCACGCACCATTGCCGCGCTGCGCCTGAAGTACGTGGTGATCACCAGTGTGGACCGCGACGATCTGCGTGACGGTGGCTCGGGCCACTTTGTGGAATGCATCAAGAACATCCGCGAACTCTCACCCGAGACGCAGATCGAGATCCTGGTGCCCGACTTCCGCGGCCGCGATGACCGTGCTCTGGAAATCCTCAAGTCGGCTCCGCCCGATGTGATGAACCACAACCTGGAAACCGCACCGCGCCTGTACAAGGAAGCGCGCCCCGGTTCCGACTACCAGTTCAGCCTGAATCTGCTCAAGAAGTTCAAGGAACTGCACCCTGACGTGCCGACCAAGAGCGGCATCATGGTGGGTCTGGGCGAGACCGACGAGGAAATCCTGCAGGTGATGCGCGATATGCGCGCCCACAACATCGACATGCTGACCATCGGCCAGTACCTGGCACCTACCAACAGCCACCTGCCCGTGCGCCGCTATGTGCACCCCGACACCTTCAAGATGTTCGAGGAAGAGGCCTACAAGATGGGCTTCACCCATGCCGCCGTGGGCGCCATGGTGCGCTCGAGCTACCACGCCGATCAGCAGGCGCATGCCGCCGGCGTCTAA
- the lipB gene encoding lipoyl(octanoyl) transferase LipB, with product MDLRTLGRTGYEATVAAMQEFTRTRDAGTRDELWICEHSPHFTQGLAGKSDHLLHPGDIPVVATNRGGQVTYHGPGQVVAYPLLDLQRMGYFVKEYVYRLEDAVIRTLEHFGVTGHRVAGAPGIYVRLDDPRSHAMLEQRPQQREPGSPAPEPHFEGLGKIAALGIKVSRHSTYHGVALNVDMDLEPYLRINPCGYAGLRTVDLSTIGVQTTWDEAAHVLGRQLKARLTP from the coding sequence ATGGACTTGCGCACACTGGGGCGCACAGGTTATGAGGCGACGGTCGCCGCCATGCAGGAGTTCACACGTACCCGTGATGCGGGCACGCGTGACGAGCTATGGATTTGCGAGCACAGCCCGCATTTCACACAAGGGCTTGCCGGGAAAAGTGATCACTTGCTGCATCCCGGTGATATCCCGGTGGTAGCCACCAATCGCGGCGGCCAGGTGACCTATCACGGCCCCGGACAGGTCGTGGCCTATCCGCTGCTCGACCTGCAGCGCATGGGCTACTTCGTCAAAGAGTATGTATACCGACTGGAAGATGCCGTGATCCGCACGCTGGAGCACTTCGGCGTCACCGGTCACCGCGTGGCCGGCGCCCCAGGCATCTATGTGCGCCTCGACGACCCGCGCAGCCACGCCATGCTGGAGCAGCGCCCCCAGCAGCGCGAGCCCGGCAGCCCGGCGCCCGAGCCGCATTTCGAAGGCCTGGGCAAGATTGCGGCCCTTGGCATCAAAGTGAGCCGTCACAGCACCTACCACGGAGTGGCCCTCAATGTCGATATGGATTTGGAACCTTATTTGCGAATCAACCCTTGCGGATACGCAGGACTGAGAACCGTGGACCTTTCTACAATCGGCGTACAGACAACCTGGGACGAGGCCGCGCATGTGCTGGGCCGCCAGCTGAAAGCGCGTCTGACTCCCTGA
- a CDS encoding YbeD family protein: MSDSNTNPPAVNEPTQPEDPRKDSLIEYPSLFPIKVMGIKDDHLVHEITKIAEKFDPSFDATTIELRPSSGGKYLGVTITITATSREQLDDTYRALTSHPLVKVVL, translated from the coding sequence ATGAGCGACTCCAACACCAATCCCCCAGCCGTCAACGAGCCAACCCAGCCCGAAGATCCGCGCAAGGATTCGCTGATCGAGTATCCAAGCCTGTTCCCCATCAAGGTCATGGGCATCAAAGACGATCATCTGGTGCACGAGATCACCAAGATTGCAGAGAAGTTCGACCCCAGCTTCGACGCCACCACCATCGAGCTGCGCCCCAGCTCGGGCGGCAAATACCTGGGCGTCACCATCACCATCACCGCCACCAGCCGCGAGCAACTGGACGACACCTATCGCGCCCTGACCTCTCACCCTCTGGTGAAGGTGGTTCTGTGA
- a CDS encoding ATP synthase subunit I: protein MPADFQDEDEVEDFKPLTAQEASAWRSRFPQVSVWRIVAVQAVVGVVVAALAWLVTGRMAAGWSAGYGALSVVLPAALFARGVVRQRQGGAGAAMAGIFGWELVKLVLCIAMLAAAPKLVPDLSWLALLVGLIVVMKTYWVALLVRSNVQKPIDI, encoded by the coding sequence ATGCCCGCTGATTTCCAGGATGAGGACGAAGTCGAAGACTTCAAGCCCCTCACGGCTCAGGAAGCCTCGGCATGGCGCTCGCGCTTCCCCCAGGTCTCGGTCTGGCGCATTGTTGCGGTACAGGCGGTGGTGGGAGTTGTGGTTGCGGCGCTGGCCTGGCTGGTGACAGGACGCATGGCGGCAGGTTGGTCGGCAGGCTATGGGGCCTTGTCGGTGGTATTGCCAGCAGCCCTGTTTGCAAGAGGTGTGGTCCGTCAGCGGCAGGGAGGTGCCGGGGCGGCCATGGCAGGAATTTTCGGTTGGGAACTTGTGAAGCTGGTGCTGTGCATCGCCATGTTGGCGGCTGCACCCAAACTGGTACCCGACCTGAGCTGGCTGGCGTTGCTGGTCGGCTTGATTGTTGTGATGAAAACGTATTGGGTGGCACTGCTGGTGCGATCCAATGTCCAAAAACCGATTGATATTTGA